One region of Oxalobacteraceae bacterium OTU3CAMAD1 genomic DNA includes:
- a CDS encoding plasmid recombination protein, with protein sequence MNTKTVRGATSHENVIKIAALHNLRQIAAECGVASSGRIDPTRISLNYRLRGEDTAAAVVKYASQLIDEAGVKIRRKDAIMALEVVVSLPQEGTIDQRTFFHDTVAWIEDHFKAPILSAVVHLDEAAPHCHVLILPLILGRMNGGALAGGPSKIKLMHSDFHTKVGARYGFPAHQKPPRPSSSQIEKVGKKILEAVKLCPELLDAPAIARILIAAFGQHQDTLLPLLALTSSPSTKKRRSFVQIMTAPCKPLPQRGPVKSIDIGSRKLGLKSRPSEEPLSCVDVRKLGLADGGRSGTEHVARD encoded by the coding sequence TTGAATACCAAAACTGTCCGAGGTGCAACTTCACATGAAAATGTCATAAAGATTGCTGCTCTCCATAACCTTCGTCAGATTGCCGCCGAGTGCGGTGTCGCTAGTAGTGGGCGTATCGATCCCACGCGCATCTCGTTGAATTATCGCCTGCGAGGTGAGGATACCGCAGCGGCAGTAGTTAAATATGCAAGTCAGCTGATCGACGAGGCCGGCGTGAAGATCCGACGAAAGGATGCAATCATGGCTCTAGAGGTAGTTGTTAGTCTCCCGCAAGAAGGAACTATTGATCAACGTACATTTTTCCATGACACGGTCGCTTGGATCGAAGATCATTTCAAAGCTCCTATACTCAGTGCTGTAGTTCATCTCGATGAAGCTGCACCACATTGCCATGTACTAATTTTGCCTCTCATCTTGGGGCGGATGAATGGTGGAGCTTTGGCTGGTGGGCCATCAAAAATCAAGCTTATGCACTCGGATTTTCATACAAAAGTTGGCGCACGATACGGCTTTCCCGCGCACCAGAAACCACCTAGACCATCAAGCTCTCAAATAGAGAAGGTGGGCAAGAAAATCTTGGAGGCGGTCAAGTTATGTCCTGAACTTCTTGATGCTCCAGCTATAGCACGAATTCTTATTGCAGCGTTTGGGCAGCATCAAGACACCTTGCTCCCGTTGTTGGCGCTAACGTCTTCGCCTTCAACAAAAAAACGGCGGAGCTTCGTGCAAATTATGACTGCGCCATGTAAGCCGCTACCTCAGCGGGGACCAGTGAAGTCTATAGATATCGGTTCGCGAAAATTAGGCCTCAAATCACGTCCGTCAGAAGAACCTCTATCCTGTGTAGACGTTCGCAAACTGGGACTAGCTGATGGTGGGCGCTCGGGTACGGAGCATGTAGCGCGGGACTAG
- a CDS encoding RecQ family ATP-dependent DNA helicase codes for MNYDRARAIQLLRAGSRSSNAEFRDGQEEAVQHLVEGRGRLLVIQKTGWGKSFVYFISAKLLREQGGGPTLLISPLLSLMRNQVAAAKAMGVNAATIHSDNIDDWDDVIAQLRADQVDVLIISPERLANAKFAAEVLSVVGARISMMVVDEAHCISDWGHDFRPQYRLLERIVKMLPPNLRLLATTATANNRVMGDLQSILGPDLLISKGDLGRPSLTLQTIKLPTQAERMAWVGTQLERMKGSGIIYTLTVRDAVQLTSWLKHLGFNVACYTGATEDRPALEDALLHNRVKALVATTALGMGYDKPDLSFVFHFQMPSSVVAYYQQVGRAGRALDSAYGVLLSGVEEIEIAEWFIDSAFPTQEEVSEVLHALGASEHGLSVPEILHVVNVSQGRVNKTLDLLNLESPAPITKNGTKWTLTTAELSESFWERTDRLTSLRRQELKEMQRYVELPFGAHMDFLIAALDGAPAAHKGVAMPALPTAVDPALVQTAVAFLKRTNLPIQPRKQWPAGGLPQSGVHGKIRPEYQAGIGRSLAIWGDAGWGRLIKSDRYFAKNFSDELVDACVTMVREWGPNPAPTWVAAIPSLRNPNLVPNFAQRVAQKLGLPYQHALIKTVHTKEQKFMANSAQQALNLDGAMEVVLANVLPGPVLLIDDIVNSRWTFTVAATLLLRSGSGPVWPMALAQSGAEE; via the coding sequence ATGAACTACGATCGTGCGCGTGCTATTCAACTTTTAAGGGCCGGTTCCAGGAGCTCAAATGCAGAGTTTCGCGACGGACAGGAAGAGGCAGTCCAACACCTAGTGGAGGGGCGCGGCAGGCTGCTAGTGATTCAAAAAACTGGTTGGGGTAAGAGCTTCGTGTACTTCATTAGCGCTAAGTTATTACGCGAACAGGGAGGTGGTCCCACATTGCTGATTTCCCCACTTCTTTCGTTGATGCGTAATCAGGTTGCAGCAGCGAAGGCGATGGGCGTGAACGCTGCGACAATCCACTCTGACAACATCGATGACTGGGATGACGTCATTGCACAACTACGAGCAGATCAGGTGGACGTGCTGATCATTTCTCCTGAACGCCTAGCTAACGCAAAATTTGCTGCTGAAGTATTGTCTGTAGTGGGCGCCAGGATTTCAATGATGGTTGTTGATGAGGCTCACTGTATTTCGGATTGGGGACATGATTTTCGTCCGCAATATCGACTGCTCGAACGCATTGTAAAGATGCTGCCCCCGAACCTACGCTTACTCGCAACTACTGCTACGGCAAATAACAGAGTGATGGGTGACCTTCAAAGCATTCTTGGCCCTGATCTCTTGATATCCAAAGGCGATCTCGGGCGCCCTTCGTTGACGCTCCAGACCATCAAACTACCGACGCAGGCTGAGCGCATGGCTTGGGTAGGTACCCAGTTGGAGCGCATGAAGGGAAGCGGCATAATTTATACATTGACCGTGCGCGATGCAGTTCAATTGACCTCCTGGCTTAAGCACTTGGGCTTCAACGTGGCCTGCTACACGGGGGCTACCGAGGACCGTCCTGCGCTGGAAGATGCACTTCTCCACAATAGGGTAAAAGCGCTTGTTGCAACCACCGCATTGGGCATGGGCTACGATAAGCCTGACTTATCTTTCGTATTTCATTTTCAAATGCCTTCGTCAGTCGTTGCCTACTATCAGCAGGTCGGACGTGCCGGCCGTGCGCTTGATAGTGCCTATGGTGTTTTGCTCAGTGGAGTCGAGGAGATTGAAATAGCGGAATGGTTCATAGACAGCGCGTTCCCCACACAAGAAGAAGTGTCGGAGGTACTTCACGCTCTTGGGGCATCTGAACATGGCCTTTCGGTACCAGAAATATTGCATGTTGTAAATGTTAGCCAAGGCCGAGTTAACAAAACATTAGATTTGTTGAACCTCGAATCGCCCGCTCCAATTACTAAAAATGGAACCAAGTGGACGTTGACTACGGCCGAGCTTAGCGAGTCCTTTTGGGAGCGCACTGACAGGCTAACGTCGCTTCGACGGCAAGAGCTGAAAGAGATGCAGCGATATGTTGAACTTCCGTTTGGCGCACATATGGATTTCTTGATTGCCGCACTCGACGGCGCACCTGCCGCGCATAAGGGAGTCGCGATGCCCGCGCTTCCAACGGCTGTCGATCCTGCATTGGTCCAAACCGCAGTGGCATTCCTAAAGCGAACGAATCTACCAATCCAACCACGTAAGCAATGGCCAGCTGGAGGACTGCCTCAATCTGGAGTCCATGGGAAAATTCGTCCTGAGTATCAAGCCGGAATTGGGCGAAGTCTTGCTATTTGGGGCGATGCAGGATGGGGACGCCTTATCAAATCGGATCGCTATTTTGCCAAGAATTTTAGTGATGAGCTCGTGGATGCTTGTGTAACAATGGTAAGAGAGTGGGGACCAAATCCGGCACCTACTTGGGTTGCGGCTATCCCGTCGCTGCGAAATCCAAATCTCGTTCCAAATTTTGCTCAACGTGTGGCGCAAAAGTTAGGGCTACCTTATCAGCACGCGCTTATAAAAACCGTCCATACCAAGGAGCAAAAATTCATGGCGAATAGTGCTCAGCAGGCTTTGAACCTCGATGGAGCAATGGAGGTTGTTCTGGCGAATGTGCTTCCCGGACCTGTTCTTCTGATCGATGATATCGTCAACTCGCGTTGGACCTTTACTGTCGCTGCTACGCTTCTCCTGCGAAGTGGTAGCGGCCCAGTTTGGCCCATGGCACTCGCACAATCAGGCGCTGAAGAATGA
- the ychF gene encoding redox-regulated ATPase YchF: MSLQCGIVGLPNVGKSTLFNALTKAGIPAENYPFCTIEPNVGVVEVPDPRMAALAAIVKPERMVNAIVEFVDIAGLVAGASQGEGLGNQFLSHIRETDAIVNVVRCFEDDNVIHVSGKVSPLDDIEVIQTELALADLGTVEKAIHRENKKARSGDKDAAKLLAIMERIVPHLNEAKPVRAMGLDADEMALIKPLCLITAKPAMYVANVSDTGFKNNPLLDQLTAYAATQNAPIVAICASIEAEIADLEDADKTEFLNDMGMEEPGLDRLIRAAYKLLGLQTYFTAGVKEVRAWTIHIGDTAPQAAGVIHTDFERGFIRAQTIAYDDYIQYKGEGGAKEAGKMRAEGKEYVVKDGDVLNFLFNV; this comes from the coding sequence ATGAGTCTCCAATGCGGCATCGTCGGCCTGCCCAACGTCGGCAAGTCCACCCTCTTCAACGCCCTGACCAAGGCCGGCATCCCGGCTGAAAACTATCCGTTCTGCACCATCGAGCCCAACGTCGGCGTGGTCGAGGTGCCGGACCCGCGCATGGCCGCGCTGGCCGCCATCGTCAAGCCGGAGCGCATGGTCAACGCCATCGTCGAATTCGTCGACATCGCCGGCCTGGTGGCCGGCGCGTCGCAGGGCGAGGGCCTGGGCAACCAGTTCCTGTCGCACATCCGCGAAACCGACGCCATCGTCAACGTCGTGCGCTGCTTCGAGGACGACAACGTGATCCACGTGTCCGGCAAGGTCAGCCCGCTGGACGACATCGAAGTGATCCAGACCGAGCTGGCGCTGGCCGACCTGGGCACCGTGGAAAAAGCCATCCATCGCGAAAACAAGAAAGCCCGCTCCGGCGACAAGGACGCGGCCAAGCTGCTGGCCATCATGGAGCGCATCGTGCCGCACCTGAACGAAGCCAAGCCGGTGCGCGCCATGGGCCTGGACGCCGACGAGATGGCCCTGATCAAGCCGCTGTGCCTGATCACCGCCAAGCCGGCCATGTATGTCGCCAACGTCTCCGACACCGGCTTCAAGAACAACCCGCTGCTCGACCAGCTGACCGCCTACGCCGCCACCCAGAATGCGCCGATCGTCGCCATCTGCGCCTCGATCGAAGCCGAGATCGCCGATCTGGAAGACGCCGACAAGACCGAATTCCTGAACGACATGGGCATGGAAGAGCCGGGCCTGGACCGCCTGATCCGCGCCGCCTACAAGCTGCTGGGCCTGCAGACCTACTTCACCGCCGGCGTCAAGGAAGTGCGCGCCTGGACCATCCACATCGGCGACACCGCGCCGCAGGCGGCCGGCGTCATCCACACCGACTTCGAACGCGGCTTCATCCGCGCGCAAACCATCGCCTACGATGACTACATCCAGTACAAGGGCGAGGGCGGCGCCAAGGAGGCGGGCAAGATGCGCGCCGAGGGCAAGGAATACGTGGTCAAGGATGGCGACGTGCTGAACTTCCTGTTCAACGTCTAA
- a CDS encoding tyrosine-type recombinase/integrase, translating to MLNDRECKSAKRQEKPYKLSDGNGLYLEIKPNGVKAWRYRFELRQGGAIKESVFVIGTYASAPSAETVDQAAARRGGGVFTLAEAREERVKARALVKQGINPAHNRQLERLKREQASATTFEVVAKEWLALKDWEDVTKKRRLDMLTRVVFPKIGALPVSLVTSVHVLDVLTNASKQNGLTVAAEAKRSMSSVFELAVSTLRATADPVYPVRKALPPNKTQHKRALTTYEIGELLRDVASHGGRHETLTAFRLMWWTLCRPSEAAEARWGEFDLDAALWHIPAERMKKREAHVIPLPPQAVCALKALQAITGRYEHVFPGRDNREGPMAVASFRQMLNSLGWAGKYSPHATRTTGSTRLNELGYRSDWIERQLAHIEPNAVRRTYNHANYLVDRAAMMMDWANLLDVWTCGADVVPIKKTA from the coding sequence ATGCTGAATGATCGGGAATGCAAGAGCGCGAAACGGCAGGAAAAGCCATACAAGCTATCTGACGGAAATGGCCTTTATTTAGAGATCAAGCCGAATGGAGTGAAAGCGTGGCGCTACCGTTTTGAGTTACGTCAGGGTGGTGCTATCAAAGAAAGCGTGTTTGTCATCGGCACGTATGCGTCGGCACCATCTGCTGAGACAGTTGATCAGGCCGCCGCTAGGCGTGGTGGGGGAGTGTTTACGCTGGCCGAAGCACGGGAGGAGCGAGTGAAAGCTCGTGCGTTGGTGAAGCAGGGTATTAACCCCGCTCATAATCGCCAATTGGAACGTTTAAAGCGAGAGCAAGCTAGCGCCACCACTTTTGAAGTCGTGGCCAAAGAATGGCTGGCGCTGAAGGACTGGGAGGATGTGACCAAGAAGCGGCGATTGGACATGCTGACGCGGGTAGTGTTCCCTAAAATTGGAGCCTTGCCGGTTTCGCTAGTGACTTCTGTTCATGTGCTGGATGTGCTGACCAATGCATCAAAGCAGAATGGGCTAACCGTGGCAGCGGAGGCGAAGCGCAGTATGTCGAGCGTATTTGAGCTCGCCGTTTCGACGCTGCGTGCTACGGCTGATCCGGTCTATCCAGTTCGTAAGGCACTACCACCAAATAAGACTCAACATAAGCGCGCGCTAACTACCTACGAGATCGGCGAGCTGTTGCGTGATGTAGCCAGCCACGGCGGCCGACATGAGACGCTGACGGCGTTCCGATTGATGTGGTGGACACTTTGCCGCCCAAGTGAGGCTGCGGAAGCTCGATGGGGCGAGTTCGACTTGGATGCCGCACTTTGGCACATTCCAGCTGAACGGATGAAAAAGCGCGAAGCGCATGTGATTCCTCTTCCTCCGCAAGCTGTCTGCGCGCTGAAAGCGTTGCAAGCGATTACAGGACGGTATGAGCACGTTTTTCCAGGACGGGATAACAGAGAGGGGCCAATGGCTGTGGCGTCCTTCCGGCAAATGTTGAATTCATTGGGTTGGGCTGGGAAATATAGCCCTCACGCCACTAGGACAACCGGCAGCACGAGACTGAATGAATTGGGCTACCGGTCTGACTGGATCGAGCGTCAGCTGGCTCACATCGAACCTAATGCAGTACGGCGAACCTACAATCACGCAAATTATCTTGTCGATCGAGCAGCGATGATGATGGATTGGGCAAACCTACTGGATGTTTGGACTTGCGGCGCCGATGTCGTACCAATAAAGAAAACCGCGTAA
- a CDS encoding glycine zipper 2TM domain-containing protein — MNNTSNSKLHPMIMAAAAAVVLVSGVGVAAIMGWLPSSNSQNQDPSLAPNGQPLVEQTAPATPSRDQVREPVREQVREPVREPAREPVREAVRDKPPVVKHTPVKSAPAVCNNCGVIEAVNEIETRAEGSGVGAVGGALVGGLLGNQVGGGNGRKLATVAGAIGGAVAGNQIEGKVKASKSYDIVVRMNDGSVRKFHQTEQPSWHQGDDVRVVDGGLRSN; from the coding sequence ATGAACAACACATCCAATTCCAAGCTGCATCCGATGATCATGGCCGCCGCAGCCGCCGTTGTGCTGGTCAGTGGCGTCGGCGTCGCCGCCATCATGGGCTGGCTGCCTTCCTCCAATTCCCAGAATCAGGACCCGTCGCTGGCGCCCAACGGCCAGCCGCTGGTCGAGCAAACCGCGCCGGCCACGCCAAGCCGCGACCAGGTGCGCGAACCGGTCCGTGAACAAGTCCGCGAGCCGGTGCGCGAGCCAGCCCGTGAGCCGGTCCGCGAAGCCGTGCGCGACAAGCCCCCTGTCGTCAAGCACACCCCGGTCAAGAGCGCGCCGGCGGTCTGCAACAACTGCGGCGTGATCGAAGCCGTCAACGAAATCGAAACCCGCGCCGAAGGCAGCGGCGTGGGCGCGGTGGGCGGCGCGCTGGTCGGCGGCCTGCTGGGTAACCAGGTCGGCGGCGGCAACGGCCGCAAACTGGCCACCGTGGCCGGCGCCATCGGCGGCGCGGTTGCCGGCAACCAGATCGAAGGTAAGGTCAAGGCCAGCAAGAGCTACGACATTGTGGTCCGCATGAACGATGGTTCGGTGCGCAAGTTCCACCAAACCGAGCAGCCATCGTGGCACCAGGGCGACGATGTGCGCGTGGTCGACGGCGGCCTGCGTTCGAACTAA
- a CDS encoding DUF2971 domain-containing protein, whose protein sequence is MPSMRLYYMTSFDTATRFILPEKRMRISQFDRLNDPFELMSVRMEGKHERFVFKLLREHWVKNLGVICMGTHWKSPLMWGHYADNHKGVCLGFDVADVWPKKMNYEPDRLQHLIKIGEPVGGLTPEAIEQVLTTKYQHWAYEEEWRLFLNLKDKDPINGEYYIAVGSELVLREIILGARCKAPVGSFRKLVGRIDHSVTIIKARPAFESFTMVRQKAIPAIVVRPCGK, encoded by the coding sequence ATGCCGTCCATGCGCCTGTACTATATGACCAGCTTTGATACCGCCACACGGTTTATCTTGCCAGAGAAGCGGATGCGGATCAGCCAGTTCGACCGCTTAAACGACCCGTTTGAGCTTATGAGTGTGCGAATGGAAGGCAAGCATGAGCGCTTTGTGTTCAAGCTTCTGCGAGAGCACTGGGTTAAAAATCTCGGCGTGATTTGTATGGGTACGCATTGGAAAAGTCCACTCATGTGGGGGCACTACGCCGACAACCATAAGGGCGTCTGCCTTGGATTCGACGTGGCGGATGTTTGGCCAAAAAAAATGAACTATGAGCCAGACCGGTTGCAGCACTTGATCAAGATCGGCGAGCCGGTAGGTGGTCTTACGCCCGAGGCGATTGAACAAGTATTGACCACAAAGTACCAGCACTGGGCCTATGAAGAAGAATGGCGCCTATTCTTGAATCTTAAGGACAAAGATCCTATTAACGGCGAATACTACATAGCAGTCGGCTCTGAACTGGTACTTAGAGAGATCATTCTCGGCGCACGTTGCAAAGCGCCGGTCGGATCGTTTCGGAAATTGGTTGGGAGGATAGATCACTCCGTGACGATCATCAAGGCTCGCCCGGCATTTGAATCATTCACTATGGTGCGACAAAAAGCCATCCCGGCTATCGTTGTCCGACCATGTGGAAAATAG
- a CDS encoding AAA family ATPase, whose protein sequence is MKLEKIQIENFKGLQKVEFSPTDFGCLVGENNAGKSSVLQAIVIALNRPSQIPSNLFYDLGTPVSFTLFFVGVTAPHIARLAEEHRERIASIVIDERLQLTVTYNPNEKVEVTTSRRLPCDHRYRVAAIDACLSGNRGAATRQALCNSYPEFATNAPVDLATIGACKAYLITCIEELNEEHFEMVPAPLPSGIASSITVLVPEAIYIPAVKNLTDDLKTTQSTSFGRLLALLLEDMTPDLTDVTASLSLMNQLFNRTVEDGTAIDRRHAKVRKLETLVQSLLGRNFPTAKVELSVPPPDLKSILSSAQIFVDDGSRDLIDNKGDGIKRSLTFALLQAYVHQMSERHIVAAEQRSIQRPLIFLFEEPELYLHPKSQKVLFNTLAQIASAHQVVVTTHSPLFFAPGITASFVRIAKVEEVPKPVSRLFPVNFVLDDERAETFRLARYENADAAFFNRRIVLFEGESDDAYSKHVAKLLDSKWDFDANNIGLVRVSGKGNFAKFRSFFSSFGIDVKIVADLDALFDGYQHLGASPACEEKRGNALRAIDSRIIELGTSFEPAARQIKDKVNGDSWKSRYNQAKITLREIQTKKTVNDEQLKLIDQLFTWEQEIARVRVCVEDDVARSSLVPWLDALRAEGICVLSKGAIEDYYPLGITTSGPKPERALAATEKVTDTATAIALSSALGPERNTEFHEIFSELFR, encoded by the coding sequence GTGAAACTAGAAAAAATACAGATTGAAAACTTCAAAGGTTTGCAAAAGGTCGAATTTTCGCCAACAGACTTTGGTTGCTTAGTCGGGGAAAATAACGCCGGCAAATCATCCGTCTTGCAAGCGATAGTCATTGCTCTTAATAGACCCAGCCAAATCCCTTCCAACCTCTTCTATGATCTCGGTACTCCAGTTAGCTTCACATTATTTTTTGTTGGCGTGACGGCACCTCATATTGCTCGGCTAGCAGAAGAACATCGTGAACGAATTGCGTCGATCGTGATTGATGAGAGACTACAGTTAACAGTCACTTACAATCCGAATGAAAAGGTTGAAGTTACAACGTCTCGTCGTTTACCATGTGATCATAGATACAGAGTAGCTGCAATCGACGCATGCCTCAGCGGAAATAGAGGCGCGGCAACTCGTCAGGCGCTATGCAATTCTTACCCAGAGTTCGCTACTAATGCCCCTGTGGATCTTGCAACTATTGGTGCCTGTAAAGCATATCTGATTACATGTATCGAAGAATTGAACGAAGAGCATTTTGAGATGGTTCCTGCACCGCTTCCATCAGGAATTGCCTCTTCGATTACGGTTTTAGTACCGGAGGCAATTTACATACCTGCTGTGAAAAACCTCACTGATGATTTGAAAACGACTCAATCGACATCGTTTGGCCGTCTCTTAGCTCTTTTGCTTGAGGACATGACTCCTGACCTTACTGATGTGACTGCTTCGTTGAGCTTAATGAACCAGCTATTTAATCGTACTGTAGAAGACGGCACAGCTATTGATCGTCGACATGCTAAGGTGCGGAAATTAGAAACCCTTGTTCAGTCTTTGCTTGGAAGGAATTTCCCAACCGCGAAGGTTGAGTTGAGTGTGCCTCCACCAGACCTCAAGAGCATTCTAAGTTCGGCGCAAATATTTGTCGATGATGGATCGCGAGATTTGATCGATAATAAGGGCGACGGCATCAAACGATCTTTGACATTTGCATTACTTCAAGCGTACGTTCATCAGATGTCAGAGCGCCATATTGTTGCGGCTGAACAGCGTAGCATCCAGCGTCCTTTAATATTTCTGTTTGAAGAGCCCGAGCTTTATCTTCATCCAAAGTCACAGAAGGTCCTGTTCAATACGCTCGCACAGATCGCTAGCGCCCACCAAGTTGTCGTAACTACCCATTCGCCACTTTTTTTTGCACCTGGTATAACGGCATCTTTTGTGAGAATCGCTAAGGTAGAAGAGGTTCCAAAGCCTGTTAGTCGTCTATTCCCCGTGAACTTCGTTTTAGATGATGAGCGAGCGGAAACTTTCCGACTTGCCAGATACGAAAATGCGGATGCCGCGTTCTTCAATCGCCGGATTGTCCTATTTGAGGGAGAGTCCGACGATGCATATTCGAAGCACGTGGCAAAACTGTTGGATTCGAAGTGGGACTTCGATGCTAATAACATCGGTTTAGTCAGGGTGTCAGGGAAAGGTAACTTCGCAAAATTCCGTTCCTTCTTTTCCTCTTTCGGTATCGATGTAAAGATCGTTGCCGACCTCGATGCTTTGTTTGATGGATATCAGCATCTAGGTGCAAGCCCGGCTTGCGAAGAAAAGCGAGGCAATGCTTTAAGAGCTATTGATTCACGAATTATTGAATTGGGGACGTCATTCGAGCCGGCTGCACGACAAATTAAGGACAAGGTGAATGGTGACTCATGGAAGTCTCGCTACAACCAGGCAAAGATAACTCTTCGGGAAATTCAAACAAAAAAAACGGTCAATGATGAACAACTGAAACTTATTGATCAACTGTTCACATGGGAACAAGAAATTGCTCGCGTTCGCGTTTGTGTTGAGGACGATGTCGCTCGTTCAAGCTTGGTTCCGTGGCTGGACGCGCTTCGAGCGGAAGGTATTTGCGTGTTATCGAAAGGCGCGATCGAGGACTACTATCCATTAGGCATCACTACGTCTGGGCCAAAGCCCGAAAGGGCACTTGCCGCGACGGAAAAAGTAACAGACACGGCAACCGCGATCGCTCTTAGCTCGGCGCTAGGGCCAGAACGTAACACTGAGTTTCACGAGATTTTTTCAGAGTTATTCCGATAG
- a CDS encoding DUF4263 domain-containing protein yields MEKLPQAQIESVNIFVRNPRIRRVVAELNSYQCSFPGCTQELLIDGTFIGEVASIEALHSSGPRYNAKSDIPFLTSEENHLLLCPSHHRIVDRQPSVYTTQWLKKARADHLSKVRAALSGKNSPEKFQIPHDVELSLSGALDIWNKASHNETEEFWQQLFQRCPAVIAQLFPRSMVQFGSKCYVGGKSVQNDKGNLVDFVYANPATNNVVLIEIKTPATALIGKQYRQNAFAMSDDLSGSIVQVLNYRDSLIKEYYSLGKADHGSPFNVFSPKCVVIAGNVQKELATPLQRRSFELFRGELAGTEIVGYDELFEKIECILDVAK; encoded by the coding sequence ATGGAAAAATTGCCGCAGGCTCAGATAGAAAGTGTAAATATTTTTGTTCGGAATCCTCGAATAAGGAGGGTTGTAGCCGAATTAAATTCATATCAGTGCTCATTTCCGGGGTGCACTCAGGAGCTTCTAATAGATGGAACGTTTATAGGAGAGGTTGCCTCCATTGAAGCTCTCCATTCATCTGGCCCGCGATACAATGCGAAGTCAGATATTCCTTTTTTGACATCGGAAGAAAACCATCTGCTGTTGTGCCCTAGCCATCACCGTATTGTTGATAGGCAGCCCAGTGTGTACACGACTCAGTGGCTGAAAAAGGCTCGAGCAGACCATCTAAGTAAGGTACGGGCTGCACTCTCTGGAAAGAATAGTCCTGAGAAATTCCAAATCCCTCATGACGTTGAACTTTCACTTTCAGGTGCTCTGGATATTTGGAATAAAGCAAGCCACAACGAAACGGAGGAGTTCTGGCAACAATTATTTCAACGCTGTCCTGCGGTGATTGCACAGTTATTTCCTCGATCAATGGTTCAATTTGGATCAAAGTGCTATGTCGGGGGCAAGTCCGTCCAAAATGATAAGGGTAATTTGGTGGATTTCGTATACGCGAATCCGGCCACTAACAACGTTGTATTAATAGAAATAAAAACTCCTGCCACTGCGCTCATTGGAAAACAGTACAGGCAAAATGCATTTGCAATGAGCGATGACCTATCTGGAAGTATTGTCCAAGTCTTGAACTATAGAGATAGTCTGATTAAGGAATATTACTCGCTCGGCAAAGCCGATCATGGTAGTCCCTTTAACGTCTTTTCTCCAAAATGCGTAGTAATAGCGGGCAATGTTCAAAAGGAACTTGCGACACCACTTCAAAGGAGGTCATTTGAGTTATTCCGTGGTGAGCTCGCGGGAACAGAAATAGTTGGATATGATGAATTGTTTGAAAAAATAGAATGTATTCTCGATGTGGCGAAGTGA